The Enterobacteriaceae endosymbiont of Plateumaris sericea sequence AATACCTAATTTAATTCCAGTAAAATCAATATTAAATTTTTGAAGATTAAAAGCTAATATAGCTAATATTATAAATATACTTAATGGAAGTAATTTTCCTAAAGTAGCAATTATATTAATAATTGCTGCAGTTTGAGTTCCATTTAATAATAAAAAATGTACAGCCCAAAGTAAAATAGATGCTCCTAATATAGATTCCCATGTATTACCATTACCAAAAATTATATGATTAGAATGATCAGTAAAAAAACTTATTGCTGAAAAAACAATAACTAAATAAGAAACATTTGCAATAACGGCACATAACCAATAACCCCATGCTGAACAAAATCCTATAAGTTCTCCAAATCCATCTTTAGCATATGCAAAAATACCACCATCAAGATTAGGTTTTAATTTATGAAGTAATAACATTGAAGTAGCTAAAAAAATAATTCCTATACCAGTAATAATCCATCCTATTATTAATGCTGCAGGACTAGCAATAGCAGCCATATTTTGTGGTAAACTAAAAACACCTGCTCCTAACATAGAACTAATAACTAATGCTGTTAATGCTTTCAGATCTAATTTTTTATTCAAAATAATTCCTTCTTATATAATAATTTATTAAAATTATTTAATTGTTTTAAAAAAATAATATTTTATAATAATAATTATATAATTACACAGGATTATTTATGTCAATAAATTTAATTTTCAATTTATATTTATCTTTTAACCACTGACTTAACATAATTAAACCACCTTTTTCAGTAGCATGATGTCCTGCTGATATAAAATTAATACCATATTCTGTAGCAATATGTATTGTTTGTTCTGATATTTCACCTGTAAGAAAAACTTCAATATTAGAATTTACTATTTCTTCAAAAAATTTTTGTCCTGCTCCACTACACCAAGCAATATTATTTATAATTTTAGGTGCATTTTTTCCAAAATGTAAAGGTATACGATTTAATTTATCTTTAATAAGACTTATTAAATCTTGAATCTTTAAAGGAGGATTAAAATTACCATAAAAAATAAAAGGATTAATTTTACCTATAATATTAATATTTAATAAATTTGCTAAAAATACATTATTACTTATAGTATTATTAATATCTAATGGAATATGCCAACTATATAAATTTATATCATTAGATAATAATGTTTTTAAACGATTACGTTTTAATCCTTTAATAATTAAAGGTTCATTTTTCCAAAAATATCCATGATGTACTATAATTGCATCTGCTTTTTCAAAAACTGCTATATCTAATAAATTTTGACATGCGCTTACTCCTGTAATAATATTTCTAATATTTTTTTTTCCTTCTATTTGTAATCCATTAGGAACATAATCAAAAATATTATTTGAATTTAATTTTTTATTAATAATTTTTTCTAATTCAATGTTATTTATCATTTTCATTTAAAATAAATATATATATAATAAATAATTAAATTTAAAAATTTATATTTAAATATATTTATTTTATCTTTTTAAATTATATTAGTAATTATTAATTATATAATATTTAAAATTTAAAATAAAAAAAAATTAATAAAAGGAAAAATATATAAATGTTTGAAAATTTACGTAATAAATTATCAGAAACATTATCTAAAATAAGTAATTATGGTAGATTAACAGAAAAAAATATACAAGAAACATTAGAGAAAATATCTAATAATTTATTAGAAGCAGATGTAGCATTAAAAGTAGTTAATAATCTTATTAATAAAATTAAAAAAGATGTTATTGGTAAAAAAATTAATAATAGTTTTACTCCTGGACAAGAATTATTAAAATTAGTTAAAAATAATTTAATAAAAATTATGGGTGAATCTAATATAAATATTAATTTAGCTATTCAACCACCTGCAGTAATTTTATTAGCAGGTTTACAAGGTGCGGGAAAAACTACTAGTGTTATTAAATTAGCATATTTTTTAAAAAAAACATATAAAAAAAAAATAATAGTTGCATCAACTGATATTTATAGACCTGCAGCTATAGAACAATTAAAAATTTTATCTAAACAAGTAAAAATAGATTATTTTACTGATGATGAAAATTCTTCTTCAATTGAAATTGCTCAAAACTCATTAAATCATGCCAAAATTAATTTTTATGATATATTAATCATAGATACAGCAGGAAGATTACATATAAATGATAATATGATGAAAGAAATAAAAAATATTCATAATCATATTAATCCTATAGAAACATTATTTGTTGTTGATTCAATGACAGGACAAGATGCAGTTAATAGTGCTAATATTTTTAATAAGATATTACCATTAACAGGAATTTTTTTAACAAAAACTGATGGTGATTCAAGAGGAGGAGCTGCTTTATCAATTAAACATATAACTAATAAACCAATAAAATTTATTGGTACTGGAGAAAAATTAGATAAAATAGAAATTTTTTCTCCAAAAAAAATTGCTATTAGAATTTTAGGAATGGAAGAAGAATTATCTTCTATTAAAGATATTGAAAATAAAATTAATAATATAGAAAATAAAAAATTAATAAAAAAAATAAAAGAAGGAAAAGAATTTAATATAAGTGATTTTTTAAATCAAATAGAACAAATAAATAAAATAGGTAATAATGGAATTACAAAAATAATAAATAAAATGAATTATCCAAATATAAATTATTCTATAAATCCAATATCAAATATGATTAATACAAATAGTAATATAGTTAAAGAAACTAAAACTATTATTAATTCTATGACTATTAAAGAAAAATTAGATATTAATATTATTAATTATTCAAGAAAAAAAAGAATATCTATAGGCTCTGGTATTTCTATACAAAAAATTAATGTTATATTTAAACAATATAATCAATTTAGATTAATATCTAAAAAAATGAAAAATAATTATGGTATGAAGAAAATATTTCGTAAATTACAAAATATTTTTCCAAAAAAAACTTTTTAAATATTTAATATAGGTAATATTATATGGTTAAAATTCGCTTATCTCGTCATGGAATTAAAAAAAAACCTTTTTATCAAATAGTTGTAACTAATAATAAAAGTCCAAGAGATGGACGTTTTATTGAACGTATTGGTTATTTTAATCCATTTTCTTCAAAAAAAAATAATAATATAAAAATTAATAAAGATAAAGTTAATTATTGGTTATTAAGAGGAGCAATTGTTTCTAAAAGAGTTAATTTTTTAATAAAAAATAATAATTAAATTATTAAAAAATATGAATATTATTAAAAATATAGTTTTAGGTAAATTTGGATCAGTATATGGTATAAAAGGATATATAAAATTATATTCTTATACTGTTAATAAAAAAAATATTTTTTTTTATAAAAATTTATTTATTATTAATAATAAATCTAAAATATTTCCAATAATATTTACTAAATGGATATTTAATAATAATTATTATATTGTTAAAATTAATAATTTTAATAATCGTAATGATGTAATTAAATTAGTAAATTATAAAATATATATTTTTTATCATTATTTAATAAAATATAAAAAAATAGGTGAATATTATTGGAATGATATAATTGGATGTAAAATTATTAACATAAATAATTCTAATAATTTAGGACAAGTTAAAGATATTATATCAACAGGTGCTAATGATGTACTTATTATAGAATCTAATATTATAATAGAAAATAAAAAAAATATTAAAAAACAATTAATTCCTTTTATTGAAAATCAAGTAATTAAAAGTATTAATTTAATAAAACATATTATTAAAGTAGATTGGGATTTTAATATTTATTAAAATAAAAAATAATTATGTGGATTGGTATTATTAGTTTGTTTCCTGAAATGTTTAAATCAATTACTGATTATGGAATAATTAGTAAAAGTATAAAAAAAAAACTTTTAAAATTAAATTTTTGGAATCCTAGAGATTATACAAAAAATAAATATCATGATGTAGATTGTAATATTTATGGTGGAGGAAGTGGAGTTTTATTAAAAGCGGAACCGTTAATAAAATCTATTCATGATGCAAAATATAAAGCAAATGGTGATGCAAGATTAATTTATTTATCTCCTCAAGGGAAAAAAATTAATAAATCATATATAAAAAATTTATTAATTTATAAAAAATTAATATTAGTTTGCGGTAGATATAAAGGTATAGATGAACGAATAATAGATTCCTATATAGATGAAGAAATATCTATAGGAGATTATATTCTTAGTGGTGGAGAATTACCAGCTATGGTTTTAATTGATGTTTTAGCTAGATTAATTCCTGGGGTTTTAAATAAAAAATCTTCAAATGATACAGATTCTTTTTTTAATAATGGTTTGCTAGATTGTCCACATTATACTAGGCCAAAAATATTAAAAAACATGAAAAAAGTACCAAATATTTTATTTTCAGGAAATCATAAAAAAATAAAAGAATGGAGATTACAACAGTCTTTAGGTCGTACATGGTTAAAAAGACCTGATTTATTTAAGAAAAAAAAATTAACTAAAGAAGAAAAAATATTATTTGATAAATTTAAAAATAATTATTTTAAAGAAAAAATTTTTAAAAAATAATATAATATTAGGAAATATAATGAATATTATTAATTCTATAGAAAAAGAACAAATAAAAAATAGTACAATTTCTCTTTTATTTAGACCAGGAGATACATTAGAAATAAAAGTATGGGTTGTTGAAGGTTCTAAAAAAAGATTACAATCATTTGAAGGAATTGTAATTGCTATACGTAAAAGAGGATTAAATACTTCATTTACTGTAAGAAAAATATCTAACAATATTGGCATCGAACGTGTATTTCAAATATATTCAAAAATAATTGATTCTATAACTATAAAAAAACATGGATATGTTAAAAAAGCCAAATTATATTATTTACGTAAATTAACAGGAAAAGCAGCACGAATAAAAGAACGTTTAATATAAAAATATTCAATAAAATAATATTTTATAAAAAATTTATTAAATTAATAATTATTTATTAATATTTAAAATACGGTTTTCTAAGTTAGAAAATCGTATTATTTTTGATTTTATTGATTTAAATAATATTGAATTATTACTACTATAAATTGATATTTTTGATTTAGATCTTGTAATTGCAGTATAAATTAATTCTCTAGTTAATATTGATGAATATTTATTAGGTAATACTAAAGATATATTATTAAATTCTGAACCTTGAGATTTATGTACAGTGATTGCATATGATAAATCATATTTAGGTAAATTATTTATAAGAATATTATGATATTTTCCATTAGATAAATGAAATTTTACTTTTAATTCATTATCTAATTTATCTAAAAATGTAATTCCTACATCACCATTATATAAATTTAAAAAACTATTATTTTGAGTAATAATAATAGGACGTCCTATATACCAATTATTTTCTTTACAAGTATTATTTAAAATATTTTTTTTTAAAAATGCATTTTCTAATTGAGCATTAATTTCTTTTGTACCAAATAATCCATGTTTTATTGCACATAAAATTTGATATTTACTAAAAAAATTAAAAATATCATGAATATTATTTTTTTTATTTAAATAATTAAAATATTTTTTATATTCTAAAACAAATTGTAAAATCATTAATTTATATTTTTTTTCAGTATTAATGTTAATATATTTAACATCATTGAATTTATGATTCATAAATAATTCTTTAGTTTTTTTAGTATTACCTTCTTTTATTAATATAGCTAATTGACTTATACCTGAATTATATTCATAACGATAATTATGTTGTAATAAACTAATACAATTACGTAAAAAAAATCTTTGATTATTATTTTTTTTTTTAATATTATAATTAGTTGTATCATATAACCATTCTGAATATTTTTTAGTAAAATTAAATTTTTTAAAATTACAAAGATCTTTAAAAATATAACCCATTTCTATTGGAGGTAATTGATTATCATCACCTAATAAAATTAATTTACTATTAGTAGATAAAATATTTAATATAATTGACATTAAAGTTAAATCAATCATAGATGCTTCATCTATAATTAATAAATCAACAACTAATTTATTATTAATATTATATACAGTTTTTTTATTATACATATTAATTTTTAATAAATGATGAATAGTTGTTGCTTTATAAGGAATATTTTTTTTTTCCTCTTTAGTAATTAAAAAATTATTTTTTATAAAATATTGATTAATTGATTCTGTTAATCTATTAGCTGCTTTTCCTGTACTAGCAACTATTTTAATTTTTAATGGTATAGAATACATTTTTATAAAAAATATTATTAATTTTGCTATAATATGTGTTTTACCAGTACCAGGAGAACCTGTAATTATACTTATTTTATGAGTAAATGCAATTGCTACTGATATTTTTTGCCAAATATCACTTGAATCAAATAAAATATTTAATATTTTTTTTATATTATTTTGTTTAGGTAAAACATAATAATTATTTATTAAATTTTTAATAATTATATTTTCTGATTTCCATGTTCTATATAAATAAAGACAATTATTTTGTATAACTAATGGAGTAACTTTATCACCATTACTTATTATTGTATAATCTAATAATTTTTTTTTCATTTTTATAATATTATCAATAAATACTATTTCTTTTTTTGATAAAAAAATATTATTGTTTTTTAATATTTTTTTTATACTAAATCTAAATAATGGTAAACAAACATTACCTTTACTAATAAAGTAACTAAGATAAGCAACAATAAACATTAAATATGGTTCATTTTTAGATGTAAGTATATATGCAAATTGTACATCAATTAAACGAATAAAATTATTTTTATATAATTTTTTTAAAAAAGAATACATATTATTAATTTAGTTATATTTTAAAATTTTTAAAAAATTAGTTTATCTAATTTTTCAATTAATTTATAAGATGGTTTTATTTCCCAGATACCATTTGAATTATTTTTAAAATTATTAATCCCTCTTATATATAAATATAAAACACTTCCAAAATGTTCTTTATAATTATAATTTTTAATACGGAAACTAAGATATTTATGTAAAGCTAATGTATATATTTGATACTGTAAATCATATCTATTCAAACATATATTTTTTTCTATATATTTTTTAGTGTATTTAGCATAATCTTTTCCTAACCAATTAGATTTATAATCTATTAAATAATATTTATTATTCCATAAAAATACTAAATCGATAAAACCTTTTAATATTCCTTGAATATTATTATTTAATATTGGTAATTTTTTAGAAATATTATCATATTGACATATTATTTTATTAAATTCAATAATACATAATTTATTTTTTATTGTTAAATAAAACTCTAGTTCTGTTTTTTTATTTTTATTTTCTATTTTACTTAAAATAATATTATCCATTCCTAATGGATGATTCAATATATTTGTTAACCATTTTATTAAAAGAATATACCAAGAAGGATTAATTTCTTTATTACAAAATTCTTTTTTAATAAAAGAATATGATATTTTTTGAGTAAAATCTAATTTTTCAAAAATATTATGTAAAATAATTCCAATTTCTTTACCTGTTGGAAAAGTATGTGGTGTTTTTTTTATATATTTTTTTTTAGAATTTAAAAATTTATATTGATAAATATTATTATTTATATTTAAATTATTTTTAATTATAGAATAGCTTGTAATTAATAAAGTTTTATATTTATTAATTTTTAATTCATTAAAATATTTATTTTTATCTTCTTCTTTTATAGAACATATTGGATTATATTGTATTTGTTTTTTTTTAGTTAAAATTTTAATTTGAATATCTTGATTTATTAAAGAATATAAAGAATTTTTAAAATTATTATAACATACATTATTTTTATTATTTATCAAAAATTCTATAGCACTTTGATATGGTAAATATTTTTGATATTTTTTTTTATTATTTTTAATAATTCCTATACCAATACTACAATGAAAAATTGATCTAGTTAAAGATACATATAATAATCGTAAATTTTCTGATAATAATTCTTCTAATGCATGTTTAATGCTATCATCATCTTTTTTAAAATCTATAATTGTTTTTAATGTTTTTCTATCATGATAAATTATTCCTTCATTATTTATTAAATCTAAAAAATTAGAAGCAATAAAAGGTATCCATACTAATGGAAATTGTAATCCTTTAGCTTTATGGATAGTAATTATCCTAATCTGATTAGAATCATTTTCTAATCTTATTTGTTGATCAACTGATCTATTATTTGGAAATGTAATTTGTTTTAATAACCAAATAATTATTTGTTTTTTATCTTTAATTTTTATAAATTCTATTTCTATTAATTCTGCTATATGTAATATATTCTGTATTTTTTTTTTATGAGTATTATTTATTATATTTGTTTTAAATAAAATATTTTTTTTTAAAAAAATATTTTCTAACATTAATAAAATTCCATATTTATTCCATAAATTTCTATATTTAATAAATTGATTGATAATCTTTTCTAAAAAATATTTTTCTTTTTTATAATCAAAATTAGATAAATCTATATTAAATAAATTACTTGCTAAAATATTTTTTAACCGTTTTACTTGATGTGGTTCTAAAATAGATTGTAATAATAACACTAGTTCTTTTGCTTCTATTGTTTCAAAAACACTATTAGAATTAGATAAATAAATAGAAGGAATATTAAATTTTATAAATTCTTTTTGAATAATATTAGCTTCATATTTATTACGTACTAATACTACTATATCTGATATATTAATAATATTTTTGTGATTTTTATTTTTTTTAAAAAAAATTTTTTTTTGTTGTCCTAGTATAAGCCATTGACAAATTTCATAAGCACATTGATATGATATTTTTTGTTTATATAAATTTAAATTTGTTTCTTTAGGTAAAAACCAAAATGTAATTCCTGGTTGAATAATATTATTAATAATAAAATTATAATTTAATTTTTGTTTTACATATGATGTTGGATGAAAAATTATATTTTTAAAAAAAAAAGGATGTGTTTGATTAGAAAATATTTTATTAACACTATTAACCATAGTTTTAGATGATCTCCAATTATTCTTTAATGTATAACGATTTTTAATTTCAAGAGAAGCTTTAATATAAGTAAAAATATCAGCTCCTCTAAAAGAATAAATAGCTTGTTTAGGATCTCCAATTAATATTAATGTACAATTAGATTGATTTATATATATTTTTTTAAAAATGTCATATTGTTGTATGTCTGTGTCTTGAAATTCATCTATTAATGCAACAGGATATAATTTTCTTATATCTTGTGCTAAATTTTTATTAGTATCACAATTACTTAATGATTTATTTAATATTAATAATAAATCATTAAAGCTAATTTGTTCGTTTTTTTCTTTATTTTTTTTAACTAAAAATTTAATATATTTTATAGCTTTTATTATTATTAATATTTTTAAACTAATGATTTTATTTAAAAATATATCTATTTTTTTGAATAAAATATGTTTTGGAAAATTTTTTTTATTTATAGTTTTTGAGATTAAAACTTTTTGAGAAAATCGTTTTAATTGTTCTGGAATAAAATTATCTTCAACATTATTAATAACCCATTGATTTATATATTCTATCCAAAATTTAATAGATCTATTATTATAAATATGTTTATTAATATCAGATTTTATAATAACGTTAATTATATCATTATTATATTTTATCCATTCTTTTTTAAAAATTTTTATATATTTTATATTTTTATAAAATTGTTTTATTAAACTTATATTATTAAAATGATATTTTAATTTAGGTAATTTATTTTTTAATAAAAATGGTAATAATTTATTAATTAATTCACTAGGTGTTTTCCAATATTGTAATACTATTTGTGCAATATTTTTTGGTAAAGGATATAAATATTTTCTCCAAAAATTTACAGATGCATTATTTTGTAAATAAATTTCATTATTAATTAATTTTTTATTATTAACAAAACCATTAATTTCATAATTTTTAAGATTTAAAATTTTTTGACAAAATGAATGTATTGTTAAAATAGTTGCATTATGAAAGTTTAATTCTGCTTTTAATAAAATTAAATTTGCTTCTTGAAGATTTTTTATTTTTTTAAGAAATTTATTAATAATAGAATATGGACTAGTACCTTTTATACATGCTATACGTAATATATTAATACTATTTTTTATTCTTTTACATAAATCTTGTGTTGAAACATCAGTAAATGTAACTACTAATATTTCTTCTACTGATAATGGAATATTAGTTTCATTTTTTTTATATAAACCTAATAAAAAACGTAAGTAAATTATAATTATTGTAAAAGTTTTTCCAGTTCCAGCTGAAGCTTCTATTAAATATTCTTGATTCAAATCATCTGTAAAAGGATTAAATTCTTTAATTTTTATTATTTTTTTTATCATAATAATTACAAAATATTTTAATTCATATAAAGTATTATAGGTAAAATCCATTTTTCTATTAATTTTATAGTTTTTAACCAATTATTTTTATCAAAAAAATAATTTAATCTATTAAAATATAAATCATTACATTCTCCTGTTAAATTATTATTTAAATTCCAAAAATAAAAAAATCTTTTTTTTGCATTTTTTTGTATAAAAATATCGTAATTAATACACTTATTTTTTTTATCAAAACAATAATATAACCATTCCCAAGAACTTTTCATAGGTAACATAATTAGATTATTTAATCCATATATATATCCATTAAGATATTTTTTTAATAAAATTACTGCTATATTAGGATTAATATAAGAAAAACTATATTCAGTATTTTTAAATCCTACTAATTTTGAAATAAATTTTTCTCCATTTCTAATATTTACTGTACATAAAATTAAATGTTCTATCCAAAAAACTATAATAGATTTTATATCTATAATTTTAGGTTCATATTTTATAAAACCTTTAATATAACTTATAAGATTTATTTCTCCATATAATATTATTCCAGATACATTTATGTTAATATGTTTAATTATGTTATCATATTTATAATTTTTTAAATGATGAGTAAATAAATTATATATATTTTTTTCTTTATTATTCCATAATATTTTACCATAATTACCATATGGTAAAATTCCTTTATTTAAATATTGATAATAAATTAAATCAGTATTTGTATTAAAAATTAATGAATGTAATATTTTTTTATTAATTTTGTATTCTGTTAAATAATCAAGTGAAAAAGGTTCTATTTCTGAAAATTTTATTTTATTTAAATTATATAAATATATTCCTAATCGTTGATTAAAAAATCCTTTTAAAGGATTTTGCCAAAAATTTAAAATTTTTTTTAAAAAAATTTTTTTTATTTCTAATTTTTCAAAATTATCAATATTAATATTTTTTTTATTTAAAAAATCATCATGTTGAATATTAAATTTTATAAAAATATTATTTTTTTTATGTAAATGACATATATTATTAATAATACAATTAGTTATTTTATTTTTTTTAATATCATAATTATGAGAAATATATTCTAATAATTCAGTTATTAAAATAGAAGGATATTGTTTATTATAATTTAGATTTTTATTATTAATATAACTTAAATATAATTTTTCTTTAGAAGAAATTAATAATTCAAGAAAAAAATATTTTTCTTTATCTAAATCATTTTTATCATTTTTTTTAGGATATTTTTTTATTAAATTAAAAATTACTGGATATGAACGTTTAGGATAATATTTACTATTCATACCTATTACAAAACTAGCTTTAAAAGATATTCCATTTAATTGTCCAAAATTACAAAAATTAATTTTATTTAAAGAATAATTAAATTGCTTTTTTTTTTTTTCTAATAGAATTTGAAATTCTTCTATAATAATATTAATAGATATTTTTTGTTTAAAATTAGAATTTAAACCATTATCAATAAACATTATGATCTTTTTAAAAAAATATGTCATATATTTATTTAAATAAATTTTTGAATAAAAAAAATCTGAATACAATTTTATTAAAATTTTTTTCCAATTTTTTATTGTTTGTTTCTTATTTAATTTTTTTTTCCATTTATATAATATAAATAAAAAATAAGTAAATTTGCCTAATAATTCTCCTAATAAACCGAATGTTCCATTATATGGAATAATACCATTCCAATTTCCTGAATTATTATCTATAGCATAACCATATAACATACGATATAATCCAAATTTCCAAGTATATTGATCTTTAGGTAAAGAAATATTTTTAAAATTACTAAAGTCTAACCCATATTTAATTCCAATATCATTAATCCAATAACGTAAATAAATTAAATCTTCTTCACCATTAATAGAAAATTTTTTTGAAATATCATTATTATTTAATAAAAAAAATATTTCTTCTGGATTAAATTTTTTTTTTGATAGATTTAATAAAAAGAAAAAAGTATCAGGTATATTAAATACATCATATTTATCATTATTTAAATATATATTAAAAGGTATTTTTTTTTTATTAAAAATAGAATAAATAAAAGGTAAATATTTTTTTAAATTAGGAGAAATAACAATAATATCATGTAAAAAATATTTTTTACTATTTATTAACTTAATAATATTAATAGATAAAAATTCTATTTCTTGTTTAGCATCTGAAAAAATATTAATTTGTATAGAATTATCAATATTATTAATTTTTTTTTTCTTGTTTCTTGA is a genomic window containing:
- a CDS encoding Nif3-like dinuclear metal center hexameric protein; protein product: MNNIELEKIINKKLNSNNIFDYVPNGLQIEGKKNIRNIITGVSACQNLLDIAVFEKADAIIVHHGYFWKNEPLIIKGLKRNRLKTLLSNDINLYSWHIPLDINNTISNNVFLANLLNINIIGKINPFIFYGNFNPPLKIQDLISLIKDKLNRIPLHFGKNAPKIINNIAWCSGAGQKFFEEIVNSNIEVFLTGEISEQTIHIATEYGINFISAGHHATEKGGLIMLSQWLKDKYKLKIKFIDINNPV
- a CDS encoding signal recognition particle protein codes for the protein MFENLRNKLSETLSKISNYGRLTEKNIQETLEKISNNLLEADVALKVVNNLINKIKKDVIGKKINNSFTPGQELLKLVKNNLIKIMGESNININLAIQPPAVILLAGLQGAGKTTSVIKLAYFLKKTYKKKIIVASTDIYRPAAIEQLKILSKQVKIDYFTDDENSSSIEIAQNSLNHAKINFYDILIIDTAGRLHINDNMMKEIKNIHNHINPIETLFVVDSMTGQDAVNSANIFNKILPLTGIFLTKTDGDSRGGAALSIKHITNKPIKFIGTGEKLDKIEIFSPKKIAIRILGMEEELSSIKDIENKINNIENKKLIKKIKEGKEFNISDFLNQIEQINKIGNNGITKIINKMNYPNINYSINPISNMINTNSNIVKETKTIINSMTIKEKLDINIINYSRKKRISIGSGISIQKINVIFKQYNQFRLISKKMKNNYGMKKIFRKLQNIFPKKTF
- the rpsP gene encoding 30S ribosomal protein S16, which translates into the protein MVKIRLSRHGIKKKPFYQIVVTNNKSPRDGRFIERIGYFNPFSSKKNNNIKINKDKVNYWLLRGAIVSKRVNFLIKNNN
- the rimM gene encoding ribosome maturation factor RimM (Essential for efficient processing of 16S rRNA), translating into MNIIKNIVLGKFGSVYGIKGYIKLYSYTVNKKNIFFYKNLFIINNKSKIFPIIFTKWIFNNNYYIVKINNFNNRNDVIKLVNYKIYIFYHYLIKYKKIGEYYWNDIIGCKIININNSNNLGQVKDIISTGANDVLIIESNIIIENKKNIKKQLIPFIENQVIKSINLIKHIIKVDWDFNIY
- the trmD gene encoding tRNA (guanosine(37)-N1)-methyltransferase TrmD, with product MWIGIISLFPEMFKSITDYGIISKSIKKKLLKLNFWNPRDYTKNKYHDVDCNIYGGGSGVLLKAEPLIKSIHDAKYKANGDARLIYLSPQGKKINKSYIKNLLIYKKLILVCGRYKGIDERIIDSYIDEEISIGDYILSGGELPAMVLIDVLARLIPGVLNKKSSNDTDSFFNNGLLDCPHYTRPKILKNMKKVPNILFSGNHKKIKEWRLQQSLGRTWLKRPDLFKKKKLTKEEKILFDKFKNNYFKEKIFKK
- the rplS gene encoding 50S ribosomal protein L19, translating into MNIINSIEKEQIKNSTISLLFRPGDTLEIKVWVVEGSKKRLQSFEGIVIAIRKRGLNTSFTVRKISNNIGIERVFQIYSKIIDSITIKKHGYVKKAKLYYLRKLTGKAARIKERLI
- the recD gene encoding exodeoxyribonuclease V subunit alpha, with protein sequence MYSFLKKLYKNNFIRLIDVQFAYILTSKNEPYLMFIVAYLSYFISKGNVCLPLFRFSIKKILKNNNIFLSKKEIVFIDNIIKMKKKLLDYTIISNGDKVTPLVIQNNCLYLYRTWKSENIIIKNLINNYYVLPKQNNIKKILNILFDSSDIWQKISVAIAFTHKISIITGSPGTGKTHIIAKLIIFFIKMYSIPLKIKIVASTGKAANRLTESINQYFIKNNFLITKEEKKNIPYKATTIHHLLKINMYNKKTVYNINNKLVVDLLIIDEASMIDLTLMSIILNILSTNSKLILLGDDNQLPPIEMGYIFKDLCNFKKFNFTKKYSEWLYDTTNYNIKKKNNNQRFFLRNCISLLQHNYRYEYNSGISQLAILIKEGNTKKTKELFMNHKFNDVKYININTEKKYKLMILQFVLEYKKYFNYLNKKNNIHDIFNFFSKYQILCAIKHGLFGTKEINAQLENAFLKKNILNNTCKENNWYIGRPIIITQNNSFLNLYNGDVGITFLDKLDNELKVKFHLSNGKYHNILINNLPKYDLSYAITVHKSQGSEFNNISLVLPNKYSSILTRELIYTAITRSKSKISIYSSNNSILFKSIKSKIIRFSNLENRILNINK